The following proteins come from a genomic window of Nocardioides albertanoniae:
- the glpK gene encoding glycerol kinase GlpK: MTSTRYVAALDQGTTSTRCMLFDREGRMVSLAQREHHQHYPRAGWVEHDPMEIWDIVCRVVPEALADAGASPDQVVGLGITNQRETTVVWDRHTGRPVHNAIVWQDTRSSAVLPRIAADLPETEIQDRCGLPLVTYFSGPKVRWLLDSSPSLRARAEAGDLLFGTIDSWLVWNLTGGTNGGLHVTDVTNASRTMLMNLTTLDWDPDLLEAMRVPRAMLPEIRATVGSFGSTVAPVAGIPLTAVIGDQQASLFGQAGFDRGDAKCTFGTGGFLLLNTGSAPVRSQHGLITTVAHKMEDEPAAYALEGSIAVAGALVQWFRDSLGLIRSAAEIETQALTVTDNGGCYVVPAFTGLYAPHWEPEARGVIVGLTSYVTKAHLCRAVLEATAWQTKEILDAMNADADVPLRRLAVDGGMTADNLLMQTIADFLDIPVVRPMVAETVSRGAAYAAGLGAGYWPDREVLRRHWRRAAEWQPAMSAPAREAEFARWRRAVEMAVAWGA; this comes from the coding sequence ATGACGTCGACCCGGTACGTCGCGGCGCTGGACCAGGGCACGACCTCGACGCGGTGCATGCTCTTCGACCGCGAGGGCCGGATGGTCTCGCTCGCCCAGCGGGAGCACCATCAGCACTATCCGCGCGCCGGCTGGGTCGAGCACGACCCGATGGAGATCTGGGACATCGTCTGCCGGGTCGTCCCGGAGGCGCTCGCCGACGCCGGAGCGTCGCCCGACCAGGTCGTCGGGCTCGGGATCACCAACCAGCGGGAGACCACCGTCGTGTGGGACCGGCACACCGGTCGGCCGGTGCACAACGCGATCGTGTGGCAGGACACCCGCTCCTCCGCCGTGCTTCCCCGGATCGCCGCCGACCTGCCCGAGACGGAGATCCAGGATCGGTGCGGGCTGCCGCTGGTGACGTACTTCTCCGGGCCGAAGGTGCGCTGGCTGCTCGACTCGTCGCCGTCGTTGCGCGCGCGGGCCGAAGCCGGAGATCTGCTGTTCGGCACGATCGACTCCTGGCTGGTCTGGAACCTGACCGGCGGCACGAACGGCGGGCTGCACGTCACCGACGTGACCAACGCCAGCCGCACGATGCTGATGAACCTCACCACGCTCGACTGGGACCCCGACCTGCTCGAGGCGATGCGGGTGCCGCGGGCGATGCTGCCGGAGATCCGGGCGACCGTCGGCTCGTTCGGGAGCACCGTCGCGCCGGTCGCCGGGATACCGCTGACCGCGGTCATCGGCGACCAGCAGGCCTCGCTGTTCGGGCAGGCCGGTTTCGACCGCGGCGACGCGAAGTGCACCTTCGGCACGGGCGGCTTCCTGCTCCTCAACACCGGATCCGCGCCGGTGCGCTCCCAGCACGGGCTGATCACGACGGTCGCGCACAAGATGGAGGACGAGCCGGCGGCGTACGCCCTGGAGGGGTCGATCGCGGTCGCCGGCGCGCTCGTGCAGTGGTTCCGCGACAGCCTCGGGCTGATCCGCTCGGCGGCGGAGATCGAGACCCAGGCGCTGACGGTCACCGACAACGGCGGCTGCTACGTGGTCCCGGCGTTCACCGGTCTCTACGCCCCGCACTGGGAGCCCGAGGCCCGCGGCGTGATCGTCGGGCTGACGTCGTACGTCACGAAGGCGCACCTGTGTCGCGCGGTGCTCGAGGCGACCGCCTGGCAGACCAAGGAGATCCTCGACGCGATGAACGCCGACGCCGATGTGCCGCTGCGGCGGCTCGCCGTCGACGGTGGCATGACCGCCGACAACCTGCTCATGCAGACCATCGCCGACTTCCTCGACATCCCGGTCGTGCGGCCGATGGTGGCCGAGACAGTCTCGCGCGGCGCCGCCTACGCGGCCGGGCTGGGCGCGGGCTACTGGCCGGACCGCGAGGTGCTGCGACGGCACTGGCGCCGGGCGGCCGAGTGGCAGCCTGCCATGTCGGCGCCCGCCCGGGAGGCCGAGTTCGCGCGGTGGAGACGGGCCGTGGAGATGGCCGTCGCATGGGGCGCCTGA
- a CDS encoding IclR family transcriptional regulator — protein MSRTVQSVERAAALLRVLSAESEPMALGPLAGAVGLAKPTAHGLLRTLVVAGFVDQDPVTGRYQVGRDLLHLGSVTLDLNELRSVTLNWVDTLAARTGEEARIAAYRDGSAVVAHHVFRAGPGAQEMDTGRSLPLHATALGKVLIAFDPGAARSVVGQPLDQLAFRTITDRSQLLRALADARDTGWAAAVEEVRSDLAGIAAPVRDRGGYVVASVGIAGPVARLCDSQTQPRADLVAQVTGVARSISRALGHGRAAA, from the coding sequence ATGTCTCGGACCGTGCAATCCGTCGAGCGGGCTGCCGCGCTGCTGCGCGTGCTCTCCGCCGAGAGCGAGCCGATGGCGCTCGGGCCGCTGGCCGGCGCCGTGGGGCTCGCCAAACCGACCGCACACGGGTTGCTGCGTACGTTGGTGGTCGCGGGGTTCGTCGACCAGGACCCGGTCACCGGGCGCTACCAGGTCGGGCGCGACCTGCTCCACCTCGGCTCGGTGACCCTCGACCTCAACGAGCTGCGGTCGGTGACGCTCAACTGGGTCGACACCCTGGCCGCACGCACGGGCGAGGAGGCGCGGATCGCGGCCTATCGGGACGGGTCCGCGGTCGTGGCCCACCATGTCTTCCGGGCCGGGCCCGGGGCGCAGGAGATGGACACCGGACGCTCGCTCCCGCTGCACGCGACCGCGCTCGGCAAGGTGCTGATCGCGTTCGACCCCGGCGCCGCCCGCAGCGTGGTCGGGCAACCGCTCGACCAGCTGGCGTTCCGCACCATCACCGACCGGTCGCAGCTGCTGCGAGCGCTCGCGGACGCCCGCGACACCGGCTGGGCCGCCGCCGTCGAGGAGGTGCGGTCGGACCTGGCCGGCATCGCGGCGCCCGTGCGTGACCGAGGTGGGTACGTCGTGGCGTCGGTCGGGATCGCCGGGCCGGTCGCGCGGCTGTGCGACTCCCAGACCCAGCCGCGCGCCGACCTCGTCGCGCAGGTGACCGGCGTGGCGCGGTCGATCTCGCGGGCGCTCGGTCACGGCCGGGCCGCGGCATGA
- a CDS encoding MIP/aquaporin family protein, with the protein MTEQIASSSASARRRTLIGEMSAEFAGTAILILFGVGVVAQVVTGDGGLGDHDSIAWAWGIGVMLGIYTAGRISGAHLNPAVTLAMAVFSDFEWRKVLPYSLAQILGAFVAALIVRFAYGDAIASVDPGHTHATQGIFSTLPGNGDAGMGISLTTAFADQIIGTAILLFLIMAITDAKNSAPIAWFSPVAIAFVIVGIGMAWGANAGYAINPARDFGPRLASFVTGYDGAWVTAAGDLYFWIPILGPLLGGLIGAGAYKVLIARFLPAEDEPEEVGRVPATTETDTETDAEPERRTA; encoded by the coding sequence ATGACAGAACAAATCGCCTCGAGCTCCGCTTCGGCAAGACGTCGAACGCTCATCGGAGAGATGAGCGCGGAGTTCGCCGGCACGGCGATACTGATCCTGTTCGGAGTCGGTGTGGTCGCTCAGGTCGTGACCGGTGACGGCGGCCTCGGCGACCACGACTCGATCGCCTGGGCCTGGGGCATCGGGGTCATGCTCGGCATCTACACCGCGGGCAGGATCAGCGGCGCCCACCTCAACCCCGCCGTGACCCTCGCGATGGCCGTGTTCAGCGACTTCGAGTGGCGCAAGGTGCTGCCCTACAGCCTCGCCCAGATCCTGGGAGCCTTCGTCGCCGCCCTCATCGTGCGGTTCGCGTACGGCGACGCGATCGCCAGCGTCGACCCCGGCCACACCCACGCCACCCAGGGCATCTTCTCGACGCTCCCGGGCAACGGCGACGCCGGCATGGGCATCAGCCTCACCACCGCTTTCGCCGACCAGATCATCGGCACCGCGATCCTGCTGTTCCTGATCATGGCCATCACCGACGCCAAGAACTCCGCCCCGATCGCCTGGTTCTCGCCGGTCGCGATCGCCTTCGTGATCGTCGGCATCGGCATGGCCTGGGGCGCCAACGCCGGCTACGCCATCAACCCCGCCCGCGACTTCGGCCCGCGCCTGGCCTCCTTCGTCACCGGCTACGACGGCGCCTGGGTGACCGCTGCGGGCGACCTCTACTTCTGGATCCCGATCCTCGGGCCGCTGCTCGGTGGACTCATCGGTGCTGGTGCGTACAAGGTGTTGATCGCACGATTCCTGCCCGCGGAGGATGAGCCCGAGGAGGTCGGCCGCGTGCCCGCGACCACCGAGACCGACACCGAGACCGACGCCGAGCCCGAGCGCCGTACCGCCTGA
- the glpK gene encoding glycerol kinase GlpK yields MPDYVAAVDQGTTSTRCMIFDHGGNEVARHQLEHEQVMPQAGWVEHNPVEIWERTSSVIQTALNRKKLTHKDIAALGITNQRETTVVWNKKTGRPYYNAIVWQDTRTDRIASALDKDERGDIIRQKAGLPPATYFAGGKIQWILENVDGVREAAEAGDAIFGTTDSWLVWNLTGGTNGGVHVTDVTNASRTMLMNLETLDWDDELLGFFDIPRQMLPEIRPSSEPKAYGTTLKNGPMGGEVPITGILGDQQAAMVGQVCLNAGEAKNTYGTGNFLLLNTGQELVRSKNGLLTTVCYQFGDEPPTYALEGSIAVTGSAVQWLRDQLRVISNAAQSETLAKEVDDNGGVYFVPAFSGLFAPYWRSDARGVIVGLSRFNTSGHIARATLESICYQSRDVADAMEKDSGVRLEVLKVDGGVTVNELCMQIQADILGVEVSRPVVAETTALGSAYAAGLAVGFWKDTDELRNNWNESKRWQPGWSEEQRETGYAGWRKAVERTLDWVDVD; encoded by the coding sequence ATGCCCGACTACGTAGCAGCCGTCGACCAAGGCACGACCAGCACCCGCTGCATGATCTTCGACCACGGCGGCAACGAGGTCGCCCGTCACCAGCTCGAGCACGAGCAGGTCATGCCGCAGGCGGGCTGGGTCGAGCACAACCCGGTGGAGATCTGGGAGCGCACCAGCTCGGTGATCCAGACGGCCCTCAACCGCAAGAAGCTGACCCACAAGGACATCGCCGCACTGGGCATCACCAACCAGCGCGAGACCACGGTGGTGTGGAACAAGAAGACCGGGCGGCCCTACTACAACGCGATCGTCTGGCAGGACACGCGCACCGACCGGATCGCCTCCGCCCTCGACAAGGACGAGCGCGGCGACATCATCCGGCAGAAGGCCGGTCTTCCGCCCGCCACCTACTTCGCCGGCGGCAAGATCCAGTGGATCCTGGAGAACGTCGACGGTGTCCGCGAGGCGGCCGAGGCCGGCGACGCGATCTTCGGCACCACCGACTCGTGGCTGGTCTGGAACCTGACCGGCGGCACCAACGGCGGCGTGCACGTCACCGACGTCACCAACGCCAGCCGCACCATGCTGATGAACCTCGAGACCCTCGACTGGGACGACGAGCTGCTCGGCTTCTTCGACATCCCGCGCCAGATGCTCCCCGAGATCCGGCCCTCCTCGGAGCCCAAGGCCTACGGCACGACGCTCAAGAACGGTCCGATGGGCGGCGAGGTGCCGATCACCGGCATCCTCGGCGACCAGCAGGCCGCGATGGTCGGCCAGGTCTGCCTGAACGCCGGCGAGGCCAAGAACACCTACGGCACCGGCAACTTCCTCCTCCTCAACACCGGCCAGGAGCTCGTACGCTCGAAGAACGGCCTCCTCACCACGGTCTGCTACCAGTTCGGAGACGAGCCGCCCACCTATGCGCTCGAGGGCTCGATCGCCGTCACCGGCTCCGCGGTGCAGTGGCTGCGCGACCAGCTGCGGGTGATCAGCAACGCGGCCCAGTCCGAGACGCTGGCCAAGGAGGTCGACGACAACGGCGGGGTCTACTTCGTGCCCGCCTTCTCCGGCCTCTTCGCCCCCTACTGGCGCTCCGATGCCCGCGGCGTGATCGTCGGCCTGTCGCGGTTCAACACGTCGGGTCACATCGCAAGGGCGACCCTGGAGTCGATCTGCTACCAGAGCCGTGACGTCGCCGACGCGATGGAGAAGGACTCCGGCGTACGCCTCGAGGTGCTCAAGGTCGACGGCGGTGTCACCGTCAACGAGCTGTGCATGCAGATCCAGGCCGACATCCTCGGCGTCGAGGTCAGTCGGCCGGTGGTCGCGGAGACCACCGCCCTCGGTTCCGCCTACGCCGCCGGCCTGGCCGTCGGGTTCTGGAAGGACACCGACGAGCTGCGCAACAACTGGAACGAGTCGAAGCGCTGGCAGCCCGGCTGGAGCGAGGAGCAGCGCGAGACCGGCTACGCCGGCTGGCGCAAGGCCGTCGAGCGCACCCTCGACTGGGTCGACGTCGACTGA
- a CDS encoding class I SAM-dependent methyltransferase, with the protein MDRATTAVENAPTDLASPDDLRQDFGADPTAVRESDHYTDEYISGFVDKWDELIDWKRRYESEGSFFVDLLKAHNVKSVLDVATGTGFHSVRLVEEHFDTTSADGSPKMLAKAFDNGRTYGGHILRVVHADWRWLNRDVHEKYDAVICLGNSFTHLFSERDRRKALAEFYAALKHDGILILDQRNYDSMLDNGFSSKHTYYYCGEEVSAEPEHIDDGLARFRYSFPDGSEYHLNMFPLRKNYTRRLLREVGFQRVETYGDFQETFVDDDPDFLVHVAEKNFVETPDATAYSTAVNVARDYYNSDDADNFYFSIWGGEDIHIGLYDRPEEDIATASRRTVEQMAQKVRLTPETRVLDIGSGYGGAARHLAKTYGCHVTCLNLSEVENQRNRELSDQQGLGDRIEVLDGSFEDIPCEDNRFDVVWSQDAMLHSGDRVRVLQEIARVLTSSGEVVFTDPMAADGADKEVLKPILERLHLDSMGSPGFYRHELSRLGLDTVTFEEHTDQLTTHYARVLEETERRHEEITEQVSDAYLAPMKVGLRHWVDGGNAGNLAWGIFHAKG; encoded by the coding sequence ATGGATCGCGCCACCACCGCAGTAGAGAACGCCCCGACCGATCTCGCGAGCCCGGACGACCTACGACAGGACTTCGGCGCCGACCCGACCGCCGTACGCGAGTCGGACCACTACACCGATGAATACATCAGCGGCTTCGTCGACAAGTGGGACGAGCTGATCGACTGGAAGCGCCGCTACGAGAGCGAAGGAAGCTTCTTCGTCGACCTCCTGAAGGCCCACAACGTGAAGTCGGTGCTCGACGTCGCGACCGGCACAGGCTTCCACTCCGTACGCCTCGTCGAGGAGCACTTCGACACGACCAGCGCCGACGGCAGCCCGAAGATGCTCGCGAAGGCGTTCGACAACGGCCGGACGTACGGCGGTCACATCCTCCGCGTCGTCCACGCCGACTGGCGGTGGCTCAACCGCGACGTGCACGAGAAGTACGACGCGGTCATCTGCCTCGGCAACTCGTTCACCCACCTGTTCTCCGAGCGTGACCGCCGCAAGGCCCTGGCCGAGTTCTACGCCGCCCTCAAGCACGACGGCATCCTGATCCTCGACCAGCGCAACTACGACTCGATGCTCGACAACGGCTTCTCCAGCAAGCACACCTACTACTACTGCGGCGAGGAGGTCAGCGCCGAGCCGGAGCACATCGACGACGGGCTGGCCCGGTTCCGCTACAGCTTCCCCGACGGGTCCGAGTATCACCTCAACATGTTCCCGCTGCGGAAGAACTACACCCGCCGGCTGCTGCGAGAGGTCGGCTTCCAGCGTGTCGAGACCTACGGCGACTTCCAGGAGACCTTCGTCGACGACGACCCCGACTTCCTCGTGCACGTCGCGGAGAAGAACTTCGTCGAGACCCCGGACGCGACCGCCTACTCCACCGCCGTCAACGTCGCCCGGGACTATTACAACTCCGACGACGCGGACAACTTCTACTTCTCGATCTGGGGCGGGGAGGACATCCACATCGGGCTCTACGACCGGCCGGAGGAGGACATCGCGACCGCGAGCCGCCGCACCGTGGAGCAGATGGCGCAGAAGGTGAGGCTGACCCCCGAGACGCGCGTGCTCGACATCGGCTCCGGATACGGCGGTGCAGCGCGCCACCTGGCCAAGACCTACGGCTGTCACGTCACCTGCCTGAACCTCTCCGAGGTCGAGAACCAGCGCAACCGCGAGCTCAGCGACCAGCAGGGGCTCGGCGACAGGATCGAGGTGCTCGACGGCTCCTTCGAGGACATCCCCTGCGAAGACAACCGGTTCGACGTCGTCTGGTCCCAGGACGCGATGCTGCACTCCGGGGATCGCGTACGCGTGCTGCAGGAGATCGCCCGGGTGCTGACCTCCAGCGGCGAGGTCGTCTTCACCGACCCGATGGCCGCTGACGGCGCCGACAAGGAGGTGCTCAAGCCGATCCTGGAGAGGCTTCACCTCGACTCGATGGGCTCGCCGGGGTTCTACCGCCACGAGCTGAGCCGGCTCGGCCTCGACACCGTCACGTTCGAGGAGCACACCGACCAGCTGACGACCCACTACGCCCGGGTCCTCGAGGAGACCGAGCGTCGCCACGAGGAGATCACCGAGCAGGTCAGCGACGCCTATCTCGCTCCGATGAAGGTCGGCCTGCGCCACTGGGTCGACGGTGGGAACGCCGGCAACCTGGCCTGGGGCATCTTCCACGCCAAGGGCTGA
- a CDS encoding flavin-containing monooxygenase, which translates to MRIAVIGTGFGGLAATIELKKRGHDDIVVFEKSGDVGGVWRENTYPGAACDVPSNLYSFSFEPNPHWPHKFSRQPAILDYIHKVVDKYDVRRHIRFDTEVLAARWDDDAKTWQLELSTGETESVDLFVPAVGQLSRPSIPTIPGADTFAGTAFHSAEWNHDVSLEGKRVAVIGTGASAIQFVPEVRKSAEQVLLFQRSAPYIVPRKDFVRAEPSGRVSQLLDRVKIWGQAEWLTTSFHVKPFGAIMRAWSRRHMKAQTAAKPGLFEKVWPDYPFGCKRILFADDYLPALAQPDVDVITDDIIEITPAGVRTADGSHHEVDVLIWGTGFKATDFLAPMTLTGTQGRDLHTHWKDGAHAYHGMTVPGFPNLLIMYGPNTNTGGGSIIYFLETQARYLGKYADHIKEAGPLEVRGEVEEAHDARIQDKLAGSVWSKCDSWYREKNGRITTNWPSISARYRLGSGYDRGDYALIDELS; encoded by the coding sequence TTGCGCATCGCAGTGATCGGCACCGGATTCGGCGGCCTGGCCGCCACGATCGAGCTCAAGAAGCGAGGCCATGACGACATCGTCGTGTTCGAGAAGTCCGGCGACGTCGGCGGCGTGTGGCGGGAGAACACCTATCCGGGTGCCGCCTGCGACGTACCGTCCAACCTCTACTCGTTCTCCTTCGAGCCCAACCCGCACTGGCCCCACAAGTTCTCCCGCCAGCCCGCGATCCTCGACTACATCCACAAGGTCGTCGACAAGTACGACGTACGCCGCCACATCCGGTTCGACACCGAGGTGCTCGCCGCACGCTGGGACGACGACGCGAAGACCTGGCAGCTCGAGCTGAGCACGGGGGAGACGGAGTCCGTCGACCTCTTCGTCCCCGCGGTCGGTCAGCTCTCCCGGCCCTCGATCCCGACCATCCCAGGCGCCGACACCTTCGCGGGCACGGCGTTCCACTCCGCGGAGTGGAACCACGACGTCAGCCTCGAGGGCAAGCGGGTGGCGGTGATCGGCACCGGCGCGAGCGCGATCCAGTTCGTGCCCGAGGTGCGCAAGAGCGCGGAGCAGGTGCTCCTCTTCCAACGCTCGGCGCCCTACATCGTCCCGCGCAAGGACTTCGTGCGCGCCGAGCCGTCGGGCCGGGTCTCGCAGCTCCTCGACCGGGTCAAGATCTGGGGTCAGGCCGAGTGGCTCACCACCTCGTTCCACGTCAAGCCGTTCGGCGCGATCATGCGCGCCTGGTCCCGCCGCCACATGAAGGCGCAGACCGCCGCGAAGCCGGGACTCTTCGAGAAGGTGTGGCCCGACTACCCGTTCGGCTGCAAGCGCATCCTGTTCGCCGACGACTATCTGCCTGCGCTCGCCCAGCCCGACGTCGACGTGATCACCGACGACATCATCGAGATCACCCCGGCCGGGGTGCGCACCGCCGACGGCAGCCACCACGAGGTCGACGTGCTCATCTGGGGCACCGGCTTCAAGGCCACCGACTTCCTCGCCCCGATGACGCTCACCGGCACCCAGGGCCGTGACCTGCACACCCATTGGAAGGACGGCGCGCACGCCTACCACGGCATGACCGTGCCCGGTTTCCCCAACCTGCTGATCATGTACGGCCCCAACACCAACACCGGCGGCGGCTCGATCATCTACTTCCTGGAGACCCAGGCCCGCTATCTCGGCAAGTACGCCGACCACATCAAGGAGGCCGGCCCGCTCGAGGTCAGGGGCGAGGTCGAGGAGGCCCATGACGCGAGGATCCAGGACAAGCTCGCGGGAAGCGTCTGGAGCAAGTGCGACTCCTGGTACCGCGAGAAGAACGGTCGCATCACGACCAACTGGCCCAGCATCTCGGCGCGCTATCGGCTCGGTTCCGGCTACGACAGGGGCGACTACGCATTGATCGATGAACTGTCTTAA
- a CDS encoding GNAT family N-acetyltransferase, protein MTVTIRDAAPADVPEILRLVHALADYEKEPDAVEATEADFTAALFPESGTATTRCLIAEAGTDGAGGTVIGIAVWYVTFSTWTGRNGIWLEDLFVDPAHRGAGAGKALLVRLAEICVENDWRRLEWWVLTWNEPSIAFYRSLGSVPQDEWEVHRIDGDALESLGAGALPR, encoded by the coding sequence GTGACCGTGACCATCCGCGATGCAGCTCCTGCCGACGTACCCGAGATCCTTCGTCTCGTCCACGCCCTGGCCGACTACGAGAAGGAGCCCGACGCCGTCGAGGCGACCGAGGCCGACTTCACCGCCGCGCTCTTCCCGGAGTCCGGCACCGCGACCACTCGCTGCCTGATCGCGGAGGCTGGAACGGATGGAGCGGGCGGCACGGTGATCGGCATCGCGGTCTGGTACGTCACCTTCTCCACCTGGACTGGCCGCAACGGCATCTGGCTCGAGGATCTCTTCGTCGACCCTGCCCACCGCGGCGCCGGAGCCGGCAAAGCCCTTCTCGTACGCCTCGCGGAGATCTGCGTCGAGAACGACTGGCGACGCCTCGAGTGGTGGGTCCTCACGTGGAACGAGCCGTCGATCGCCTTCTACCGCTCGCTCGGCTCGGTGCCGCAGGACGAGTGGGAGGTCCACCGCATCGACGGCGACGCCCTCGAGTCGCTCGGGGCTGGTGCTCTACCCCGCTGA
- a CDS encoding winged helix-turn-helix transcriptional regulator codes for MQRTNFAEMACSIARTLDVIGEPWSPLVLRDVWVGMNRFDQIQADLGISRKVLTERLGHLVEHGVLEKQAYDNRPRYEYVLTEKGRELVDVLMVMVGWGDKWLAGEAGPPVLYRHHGCGEIAQVDLRCSHCGEPMHADDVEVLPGPGSAG; via the coding sequence ATGCAACGTACGAACTTCGCCGAGATGGCCTGCTCGATCGCGCGCACGCTCGACGTGATCGGGGAGCCGTGGTCGCCGCTCGTGCTGCGGGACGTCTGGGTCGGGATGAACCGGTTCGACCAGATCCAGGCCGATCTCGGGATCTCTCGGAAGGTGCTCACCGAGCGGCTCGGGCACCTGGTCGAGCACGGGGTGCTCGAGAAGCAGGCCTACGACAACCGGCCGCGCTATGAGTACGTGCTCACCGAGAAGGGGCGCGAGCTGGTCGACGTGCTGATGGTGATGGTCGGCTGGGGCGACAAGTGGCTCGCCGGGGAGGCCGGGCCGCCGGTGCTCTACCGGCACCACGGCTGCGGGGAGATCGCGCAGGTCGATCTGCGGTGCTCGCACTGCGGCGAGCCGATGCATGCCGACGATGTCGAGGTGCTGCCCGGGCCGGGGTCAGCGGGGTAG
- a CDS encoding TIGR03618 family F420-dependent PPOX class oxidoreductase, translating into MINPDVRPFLESTNLAHVATIGPDGAPRTSPVWVGTHGDHAVFFTGVLGRKYRNLQADPRIALSLAPPENDYMPVILRGRVVGWVEDESRWEIIDEIAARYIGGPYTREVDAFGDRAIALIELDHQHIGLG; encoded by the coding sequence ATGATCAACCCCGACGTACGCCCCTTCCTCGAGTCGACCAACCTGGCCCATGTCGCCACCATCGGCCCCGACGGCGCTCCGCGCACCTCTCCGGTCTGGGTCGGTACGCACGGCGACCACGCTGTCTTCTTCACCGGCGTCCTCGGTCGCAAGTACCGCAACCTCCAGGCCGATCCGCGTATCGCCCTCTCGCTGGCGCCGCCGGAGAACGACTACATGCCGGTCATCCTCCGTGGCCGCGTCGTCGGCTGGGTGGAGGACGAGAGCCGGTGGGAGATCATCGACGAGATTGCCGCCCGCTACATCGGCGGGCCCTACACCCGCGAGGTCGACGCGTTCGGCGACCGCGCCATCGCTCTCATCGAGCTCGACCACCAGCACATCGGCCTCGGCTGA